The following proteins come from a genomic window of Malus sylvestris chromosome 4, drMalSylv7.2, whole genome shotgun sequence:
- the LOC126618355 gene encoding importin subunit beta-1-like translates to MAMEITQFLLAAQSADARVRTEAEANLRQFQEQNLPAFLLSLSVELANNEKPTESRTLAGLVLKNSLDAKDAGTKELLTRQWMAIDISIISQIKDLLLRTLGSPVLEARHTSAQVIAKVASIDIPRKQWPDLIGSLLNNMTQRDNPTGLKQSTLEALGYVCEEISHQDLEQGEVNNVLTAVVQGMNLAENSPEVRLAATRALYNALEFAQTNFDTQMERDFIMKMVCETALSKEVQIRQAAFECLASIASRYYEVLEPYMQALFELTSNAIKGDEEAVALQAIEFWSSICDEEIELQEFEISDTGDSGPHSKFIEKALASLVPLLLETLLKQEEDLDQDDNIWNIAMAGGTCLQLISMTVGDAILPLVMPFVEANIVKPDWHCREAATFAFGSVLEGPSTEKLSVLVHSGLDFLLRLMKDENNHVKDTTAWTLSRIFEFLHSPGSTVISSATLPRVVEILVEGTKDAPNVAEKVCWAIYHLSQGYEETCSSLFTPYVPGIIECLLSTASRADGDDSRLRSSAYESLNAVVRCSNLKETSQIIAQLLVVIMNKLGQTLELSSDDKEKQGDLQASFCGVLQVIIQKLTSDDGTKRFILEAADQIMVLFLSVFACRSSTVHEEAMLAIGALAYATGTEFEKYLPELYKYLEMGLQNFEEFQVCAITVGVVGDIFRALDEKALPYCDGIMSHLMKDLSSESLHRSVKPPIFSVFGDIGLAIGVHFEKYVPYAVQMMQGASELCARMDTSDEELMEYGNQLKCSIFEAYSGILQGFKDSKPEVMLPYAQHLLQFIELVLRDVNRDANVTKATVAALGDLVDVLGLTIKPLFGDFAFFEGILQECLQFDDKSLRETTAWAYAIMRRIMDQ, encoded by the exons ATGGCTATGGAGATTACTCAGTTTCTATTGGCAGCTCAATCAGCTGATGCGAGAGTTCGTACTGAAGCAGAGGCTAATCTCAGGCAATTTCAAGAGCAAAACCTTCCTGCTTTTCTTCTATCGTTGTCCGTTGAGCTTGCAAACAATGAGAAACCCACTGAATCCCGTACGTTGGCTGGTCTTGTGCTTAAGAATTCATTAGATGCCAAAGATGCTGGTACAAAAGAACTTCTTACTCGACAATGGATGGCTATTGATATTTCTATTATATCCCAAATCAAGGACTTGCTCTTAAGGACACTTGGGTCACCTGTCCTGGAGGCAAGACACACATCTGCCCAAGTTATTGCAAAAGTTGCTTCTATTGATATTCCCAGAAAACAATGGCCCGACCTTATTGGGTCTTTGCTCAACAATATGACTCAGCGAGATAACCCAACTGGTTTGAAGCAGTCAACTTTGGAAGCACTTGGTTATGTATGTGAGGAGATATCTCATCAAGATCTTGAGCAAGGCGAGGTGAACAATGTTCTTACTGCTGTAGTCCAAGGAATGAACCTTGCTGAAAATAGCCCGGAAGTTCGTCTGGCTGCAACAAGGGCTTTATATAATGCCCTGGAGTTTGCACAAACCAACTTTGACACTCAGATGGAACGAGATTTCATTATGAAGATGGTCTGCGAGACGGCCTTGTCTAAGGAGGTACAAATTAGGCAGGCTGCTTTTGAGTGTCTTGCTTCAATTGCCTCCAGATATTATGAGGTGCTTGAGCCTTACATGCAGGCTCTCTTTGAGCTTACATCAAATGCTATAAAAGGGGATGAAGAGGCAGTTGCCCTTCAAGCAATTGAGTTTTGGAGCTCCATTTGTGATGAAGAAatagagcttcaagaatttgaGATCTCTGACACTGGGGACTCGGGGCCTCattcaaaatttatagaaaAGGCTCTGGCGTCTTTAGTTCCATTGTTGCTAGAAACTTTGCTGAAACAGGAAGAAGATCTAGACCAAGATGACAACATTTGGAATATTGCAATGGCAGGTGGGACATGCCTACAACTTATTTCCATGACTGTTGGAGATGCCATTCTGCCCcttgtgatgccatttgtgGAGGCTAACATAGTGAAGCCAGATTGGCACTGTCGTGAGGCAGCTACATTTGCATTTGGCTCAGTACTTGAAGGCCCAAGCACTGAGAAGCTCTCTGTTTTGGTTCATTCAGGTTTGGATTTCCTGCTTAGGTTAATGAAAGATGAAAACAACCATGTCAAAGACACTACTGCCTGGACTCTCAGTCGTATATTTGAGTTTTTGCATAGTCCTGGTAGTACTGTGATTTCTTCTGCTACCCTTCCAAGGGTGGTGGAAATATTGGTGGAAGGCACTAAGGATGCTCCAAATGTTGCAGAGAAGGTCTGTTGGGCCATCTATCACCTTTCTCAGGGGTATGAGGAAACCTGCTCCTCTCTATTTACTCCATATGTCCCAGGCATCATTGAATGTCTTCTTTCCACTGCTAGTCGTGCAGATGGTGATGATTCTAGGTTAAGGTCTTCTGCTTATGAATCGTTGAATGCCGTTGTGAGGTGTTCTAATCTTAAAGAAACATCACAAATTATAGCACAGCTACTTGTTGTTATTATGAATAAGTTGGGCCAGACTTTAGAACTTTCGTCAGATGACAAGGAAAAGCAAGGAGACTTGCAAGCTTCTTTTTGTGGTGTTCTACAGGTTATTATTCAGAAGCTTACCAGTGATGATGGAACTAAGCGTTTTATATTGGAAGCCGCTGATCAGATAATGGTTCTGTTTCTTAGTGTGTTTGCTTGCCGTAGTTCCACAGTACATGAGGAAGCAATGCTTGCTATAGGTGCACTGGCTTATGCAACTGGAACTGAGTTTGAAAAGTACCTTCCAGAATTGTACAAGTATTTGGAGATGGGGTTGCAGAATTTTGAGGAGTTTCAAGTATGTGCTATCACAGTTGGGGTGGTTGGTGACATTTTTCGTGCATTGGATGAGAAGGCATTACCATACTGTGACGGGATTATGAGCCACCTGATGAAGGACTTGTCTAGCGAATCGCTTCACCGGTCTGTCAAGCCTCCCATATTCTCTGTCTTTGGCGACATAGGTCTCGCAATTGGAGTACATTTTGAGAAGTATGTCCCTTATGCAGTGCAGATGATGCAGGGAGCTTCAGAGCTTTGTGCTCGGATGGACACTAGTGATGAGGAGTTAATGGAATATGGAAACCAGTTAAAGTGTAGCATCTTTGAAGCTTATTCTGGTATACTTCAGGGCTTTAAGGATTCTAAGCCTGAGGTCATGTTGCCATATGCCCAACATCTCCTGCAGTTTATAGAATTGGTTTTAAGGGATGTAAACAG GGATGCCAATGTCACAAAAGCTACAGTTGCTGCGCTGGGTGACCTTGTTGATGTACTTGGCCTAACCATCAAGCCACTGTTCGGagattttgcattctttgagggaattttgcaagagtgtCTTCAGTTCGACGATAAAAGTCTCAGGGAAACAACGGCTTGGGCTTATGCTATTATGAGGCGCATCATGGATCAATGA
- the LOC126618254 gene encoding GRAS family protein RAD1-like: MNFQSLWPYLNVTNSPVDTNEYNDQMASTEFSSIFMASDEFSESSPFPFSTIFSGECEQFANCDNLLQVTSMAAEEFPMELGGFEPNFFIDQYENMYASCLEGSEGSNTLPSQQFSVEGNDVWSPNSFVTSEASSIDVTSVQQSLTLPRDDMEIDNEVSIHHLLKAFSESMEMGQRELELVIMRCLAEKVNPLGQSLERLAFNLCQGFVDNQHGNYLKQESFKNFEAAFNLFYQIFPFGRLAHYAANTAILESIPEDVEMVRVVEFDIGEGVQLSHLIEAVAKRNKTLKVTAIKWDVEESDEVAPPQWRFEETKKQLQHHARSFGLNLKVEEIAIEDLVSEIKKANKRGGMREFIAFNSMVGLPHMRRRRSRGLVMEFLRLAKDLLANSARGIVTFGDGYACTKRGNDLSFRSFFDTNVVHYKALLESLESTFPSHLGEARMVMELMFVAPYVSSQAWLDKWNEERECGNLQPLFGLESRRVSREMLMEAKEIVGADSSYGVRVGGENGNEMALEWNSIPLVRVETWTNRS, translated from the coding sequence ATGAACTTTCAATCCTTGTGGCCCTACCTGAATGTCACAAATTCACCTGTGGATACAAACGAATACAATGATCAGATGGCCAGCACTGAATTTTCTTCGATTTTCATGGCGTCTGACGAATTTTCAGAATCTTCTCCTTTTCCATTTTCAACCATTTTTTCTGGTGAATGTGAACAATTTGCGAACTGTGATAATCTCCTGCAAGTCACATCGATGGCGGCAGAGGAATTTCCGATGGAGTTGGGAGGATTCGAGCCGAATTTTTTTATCGATCAGTATGAAAATATGTATGCCTCATGTTTAGAAGGCAGTGAGGGAAGCAATACTCTTCCTTCACAGCAATTTTCTGTTGAAGGAAATGATGTGTGGAGTCCAAACTCCTTTGTGACATCAGAGGCATCCTCCATCGATGTGACCTCGGTTCAACAATCACTAACCCTACCAAGAGACGACATGGAAATCGACAACGAAGTGAGTATTCACCATCTGCTCAAGGCGTTCAGCGAGTCCATGGAGATGGGGCAGAGGGAGCTGGAGTTGGTGATAATGAGATGCCTTGCAGAGAAAGTAAACCCACTTGGTCAATCCCTTGAGCGCCTTGCATTCAACTTATGTCAAGGATTTGTTGATAATCAGCACGGAAACTATTTGAAACAAGAATCCTTCAAGAATTTCGAGGCCGCATTCAACTTGTTCTACCAAATCTTCCCTTTTGGGAGGCTTGCTCACTACGCAGCAAACACTGCGATCCTCGAGTCTATCCCAGAAGATGTAGAGATGGTTCGTGTAGTGGAATTTGATATTGGTGAAGGGGTTCAATTGTCACATCTGATTGAGGCTGTGGCAAAGagaaacaaaacattaaaagtGACAGCAATTAAATGGGATGTGGAAGAGAGTGATGAGGTTGCTCCTCCACAGTGGAGATTCGAGGAGACGAAAAAGCAACTCCAGCATCATGCAAGGTCTTTCGGCCTAAACTTGAAGGTGGAGGAGATCGCGATCGAGGATTTGGTGAGCGAAATCAAGAAGGCGAACAAGAGAGGTGGAATGAGAGAATTTATAGCCTTCAACTCTATGGTAGGGCTTCCTCACatgaggaggagaagaagtAGAGGACTTGTCATGGAATTCCTAAGGCTAGCTAAGGATTTATTAGCCAATTCAGCAAGAGGTATCGTAACCTTTGGTGATGGATATGCTTGCACGAAAAGGGGAAATGACTTGAGTTTCAGGTCCTTCTTTGACACGAATGTTGTGCATTACAAAGCATTGTTAGAGTCTTTGGAATCGACCTTTCCGAGCCACCTAGGAGAGGCAAGGATGGTGATGGAGTTGATGTTTGTGGCGCCGTATGTGTCTTCTCAGGCTTGGCTCGATAAGTGGAACGAAGAACGAGAATGTGGAAATCTTCAGCCCTTGTTCGGGCTGGAGAGTAGGAGAGTGAGTAGGGAAATGTTAATGGAGGCCAAAGAAATTGTGGGGGCAGATAGCTCGTATGGAGTGAGAGTTGGAGGAGAAAATGGGAATGAGATGGCTTTGGAATGGAATTCAATTCCTTTGGTCAGAGTTGAAACCTGGACAAACCGAAGCTaa
- the LOC126618356 gene encoding lectin-domain containing receptor kinase VI.4-like, whose amino-acid sequence MALPISLAFLLFFAMFSPACGVEFLFNGFNGSEASDLIREGATIFKPSGMLRLTNASHNIIGHAFYPKPINFFDKNSSSYPNASSFSTHFVFAIVSPSSGHGGFGLAFTLSPSPKFPGAEPGHFFGIFNSTTDSNTSNHILSVEFDTVNGFKENSNTAGNHVGINNNSVYSVASEPAAYSVKGAHKEEVNLESGELIQAWIDYDGKTQMLNVTISPIHVEKPERPLLSHTINLSTTLQETMYAGFSASTGEQASSHYILAWSFAVDGIPRPINVSQLPKPPKEKGSSSYRPEIKALIIALSVVVCVLLGVLLFFTLYKGMHEFESLEDWELDCPHRFKYKDLYAATKGFKASGVIGAGGFGEVYKGVLPSSGCEIAVKKITRNSIQGMREFASEIESLGKLRHKNLVHLQGWCKKKSDLLIVYDYIPYGSLDSLIFGSKNNFVLSWAQRFNILKGIATGLLYLHEEWEQVVIHRDVKSSNVLIDAEMNPRLSDFGLARLYDHGEISHTTGVVGTIGYIAPELARTGKASTCSDVFAYGVLLLEVACGQRPIGSGEFILADWVMENHEMDHILDTVDPNLDSNFDVKEMKLVLELGLLCTHYKPEARPTMRQVVRYLNEEDQPPEVENWNLIDSRQNSELNARFMQVFSVDTMASYPSSSLGGISCSSMNTGRW is encoded by the coding sequence ATGGCTTTACCAATTTCTTTagccttcctcctcttctttgccATGTTTTCACCGGCTTGCGGAGTTGAGTTTTTGTTCAACGGATTCAATGGAAGTGAGGCAAGCGACCTAATCCGAGAGGGGGCGACTATATTCAAGCCCTCCGGCATGCTCAGGCTCACAAACGCATCACATAATATTATAGGCCATGCATTCTATCCCAAACCTATAAACTTTTTTGATAAAAACTCTTCTTCATACCCTAATGCTTCTTCCTTCAGCACACATTTTGTTTTTGCAATTGTCTCCCCTAGTTCCGGCCACGGAGGCTTTGGCCTAGccttcacactctctccctctccaaaaTTCCCTGGGGCCGAACCCGGGCATTTCTTTGGGATTTTCAACTCCACAACTGACAGTAACACCTCAAACCACATCCTTTCTGTGGAATTCGACACGGTGAATGGGTTTAAAGAGAACTCCAACACTGCAGGAAATCATGTTGGTATAAACAACAACAGTGTGTACTCTGTAGCTTCTGAACCAGCTGCTTACTCTGTCAAAGGAGCACACAAAGAAGAAGTAAACTTGGAGAGCGGTGAACTCATCCAAGCTTGGATAGACTACGATGGCAAAACTCAAATGCTGAATGTCACAATATCTCCCATACATGTGGAGAAACCTGAGAGACCGCTATTGTCGCACACTATCAATTTATCTACTACTCTTCAAGAGACTATGTACGCCGGCTTCTCTGCATCCACCGGAGAACAAGCGAGCTCTCATTACATATTAGCGTGGAGTTTCGCGGTGGATGGAATACCGAGACCAATCAATGTTTCGCAACTTCCTAAACCGCCAAAAGAGAAAGGTTCATCCTCTTACAGACCCGAAATCAAGGCTCTTATAATTGCCTTATCGGTTGTGGTTTGCGTGCTGTTGGGAGTTTTGTTGTTCTTCACCTTGTACAAAGGAATGCATGAGTTTGAGAGTCTTGAGGATTGGGAGCTGGATTGTCCTCACAGGTTCAAGTACAAGGATCTTTATGCAGCAACAAAGGGTTTCAAGGCCTCCGGTGTGATTGGAGCCGGCGGTTTTGGTGAAGTTTACAAGGGTGTCTTACCTTCTAGTGGATGTGAAATCGCGGTTAAGAAGATCACCCGAAATTCGATCCAAGGAATGAGGGAATTCGCTTCGGAAATTGAGAGCTTGGGAAAGTTGAGGCACAAGAACTTGGTCCATCTCCAGGGCTGGTGCAAGAAGAAGAGCGATCTCCTCATAGTCTACGATTACATCCCATATGGAAGCCTAGACTCGCTCATTTTTGGGTCCAAAAACAACTTTGTGCTGAGCTGGGCACAAAGGTTCAACATCCTCAAAGGCATTGCAACAGGGCTCTTGTACCTGCATGAGGAATGGGAGCAAGTGGTGATTCATCGCGATGTGAAGTCGAGCAATGTGTTAATAGATGCAGAAATGAACCCGAGGCTAAGCGACTTCGGCCTTGCCAGGCTGTATGATCATGGAGAAATATCACACACTACTGGCGTGGTTGGCACAATTGGGTATATTGCACCAGAATTGGCTCGCACAGGGAAGGCCTCCACATGCTCCGATGTGTTTGCATATGGAGTTCTACTCCTTGAAGTGGCTTGTGGGCAGAGACCTATCGGCTCAGGCGAGTTCATATTGGCGGATTGGGTGATGGAGAATCATGAAATGGATCACATACTCGATACAGTTGATCCGAACTTGGACTCGAATTTCGATGTTAAAGAGATGAAGTTGGTGCTGGAACTAGGTTTGCTTTGCACTCACTACAAACCAGAAGCTAGGCCTACCATGAGACAAGTGGTTCGATATCTCAATGAGGAGGATCAGCCTCCTGAAGTCGAAAACTGGAACCTCATTGATTCGCGTCAGAACAGTGAATTGAACGCAAGATTTATGCAGGTTTTTTCGGTTGATACGATGGCATCGTATCCTTCATCGTCCTTGGGCGGGATCTCTTGCAGTTCCATGAACACCGGCAGATGGTAG
- the LOC126618253 gene encoding uncharacterized protein LOC126618253: protein MLNFNAPLLSTRRLGNSGGEDLQGASLPASERIPFSWERVPGKPKDSNADDDIQPGDTPRPKLPPGWWHRPLDKDNECDHELDDGCEGDIDDDDDLRDLEDDIYDVDYSNEAFSDAIDVFSLSEAIDIVEKKAQREQETDHSLKLKLAEESRHEMNQNCPNFIIERFLPDATALAAPSALKLNVSQMSSSKRLCYPWNYPEPAEACVSRTVCRQSYSSPKGCGLQGFFPWRMKHKLCRAKSPVDAQAQCSVKHKKTRS, encoded by the coding sequence ATGCTGAACTTCAATGCACCACTCCTCTCAACCCGCCGCCTTGGAAACTCCGGCGGTGAAGATTTACAAGGTGCATCGCTGCCAGCGAGCGAGCGGATTCCGTTTTCCTGGGAACGAGTCCCTGGCAAGCCCAAGGACTCGAATGCGGATGACGATATCCAGCCTGGGGACACTCCTCGCCCAAAGCTTCCCCCAGGCTGGTGGCACCGGCCTCTTGACAAGGACAACGAGTGTGATCATGAACTCGATGATGGATGTGAGGGCGACattgatgacgatgatgatctACGTGACCTTGAGGATGATATCTACGATGTTGATTACAGCAACGAGGCTTTCTCGGATGCCATAGATGTGTTCTCACTCTCAGAGGCAATAGACATTGTGGAAAAGAAAGCACAGAGAGAACAAGAAACAGATCACagcttgaagttgaagcttgCAGAAGAATCAAGGCACGAGATGAATCAAAACTGTCCGAATTTCATAATCGAGCGGTTTCTTCCGGACGCAACTGCATTGGCTGCACCTTCTGCTCTGAAGCTAAACGTGTCACAGATGAGTTCAAGCAAGAGACTCTGCTACCCGTGGAATTATCCTGAGCCGGCGGAGGCCTGTGTTTCGAGAACGGTGTGCAGGCAGTCGTACTCGTCGCCCAAGGGTTGTGGCTTGCAAGGCTTCTTCCCTTGGCGGATGAAGCATAAGCTCTGTCGAGCGAAAAGCCCTGTCGATGCACAAGCTCAATGCAGTGTAAAACACAAGAAAACTAGATCATGA
- the LOC126618358 gene encoding uncharacterized protein LOC126618358, whose protein sequence is MRRRKKREIYLIAIIYITSSGTACVGILLCNCFVPSPSKEKKMANLAKLDFAALDITGKNYLTWVLDTKIHLEAANLGDTIKEESSSSSQDRAKAMIFIRRHLDEALKSEYLTVEDPLALWNALRSRYNHQTTVILPKARYDWTHLRIQDFKSVAEYNSALFRITSQMKLCGDTITEEMLLEKTFSTFHASNMVLQQQYRARGFTEYNQLISVLLVAEQNNELLMKNHNSRPTGSAPFPEVNVASLERNTISSRGNNYKRGRGHKQGRWKGKSKNHGVQFHNQVPRYNPGPSFKNTNRQKGKAHVNTPRNHEGGCHRCGGNGHWARTCRTPKHLVELYQASFKEKGVEINFLDQAKPMETPDPVTNLSGQLNTTHLDATDFINERGNEVYGSD, encoded by the exons atgagaagaagaaagaaaagagaaatatatctaatagcaataatatacattacttcctctggAACAGCTTGTGTCGGTATATTactctgcaactgcttcgttccttcaccgagtaaag aaaagaaaatggcaaacttggcaaagcttgattttgctgccctggacattactggaaagaattaccttacatgggtactggataccaagatccatctggaagcagcaaatcttggagataccatcaaGGAAGAAAGCAGTTCATCCTCTCAAGATCGAGCAAAGGCCATGATTTTTATTCGtcgccatcttgatgaggcactaaagagcgagtacttaacggttgaagatccgttagcCCTTTGGAATGCCTTGAGAagcagatacaatcaccagacaacggtgattcttccaaaagcTCGCTATGACTGGACTCATctaaggatccaggatttcaaatcagtggctgagtacaattcggcgttgttcagaattacctctcagatgaaACTCTGTGGGGATACTATCACTGAGGAGATGTtattggaaaagactttcagcacattccaCGCCTCTAACATGGTACTGCAACAACAGTATAGAGCGCGaggcttcactgaatacaaccagctgatatctgtgctcTTGGTGgctgaacagaacaatgagcttctcatgaaaaaccataattcccgacctactggatcagcaccgttcccagaagtgaatgttgCGTCCCTTGAAAGAAATACCATATCCTCCCgtggcaataattacaaacgaggaCGTGGTCACAAGCAAGGTCGGTGGAAAGGAAAaagcaagaaccatggtgtccagtttcacaaccaggttccaaggTATAATCCAGGCCCGAGCTTTAAAAATACCAATCGCCAGAAAGGAAAAGCTCATGTGAACACTCCTAGAAATCATGAAGGAGgttgccataggtgtggtggcaacggACATTGGGCGCGTACTTGTCGCACCCCAAAGCATCTGGTGGAACTATATCAAGCCTCcttcaaggagaagggtgtcgagatcaatttccttgaccaggctaaaccaatggaAACCCCTGATCCAGTGACCAATTTATCAGGACAGTTAAACACAACCCACCTGGATGCTACAGACTTTATTAatgaaagagggaatgaagtttatgggtccgattga
- the LOC126618357 gene encoding uncharacterized protein LOC126618357, which yields MSNPTFLFGWWENPYSLFIPKPLNPRFQVAIRAQIREAKGQKTMSSLPAEQNGDSAPTGSSGGGGDSQSSLPTPFLTKTYQLHPSISRYYPKYRDIIDNIDNIAIF from the exons ATGTCCAATCCaacttttctgtttggttggtgGGAAAATCCCTACTCTCTGTTCATCCCCAAACCTTTAAATCCACGCTTTCAAG TTGCTATTAGAGCTCAGATCCGAGAAGCCAAAGGCCAAAAAACCATGTCCTCATTGCCGGCCGAGCAGAACGGCGACTCGGCGCCTACTGGAAGCAGTGGAGGCGGAGGAGATTCGCAAAGTTCGCTTCCGACGCCGTTTTTGACCAAAACGTATCAGCTCCATCCGTcgatatcgcgatattatccaaaatatcgcgatattatcgataatatcgataatatcgcgatattttga